A genomic region of Photobacterium swingsii contains the following coding sequences:
- a CDS encoding ABC transporter permease subunit: MADASTLFIGESRSRRLKDKMVRMGVIAGGISVLIMLVLIFFYLLYVILPSFKPVTVEPQTSFVVPTQDRTLAIGIEEQNLLAYRFGSDGTLQFVSLLPSSSEALSDEAQKNISIVTQPTAFASSLPRDQLFAFGTADGGVLVVSPNIKTHFTGSTKLQVPSVDYPLGQAPLQLDPNAQPLVQLALAVQRQQGVIVGVTADQRLVGVRLSAPRNALQQKVSQWSAQAIDFSGLPITTLQDIQRMALTPDGHTLYLQYARQLAVIALDKASDKTYARLRDMVTVADESTTITDFNLLSGANSLLITTDNQHVSQWFEVLKDGQWSLTHIRDFPLSDSPVTQLAPEHFRKSFLTWQQDGTLSAFYATAKEPVFQSKKVMTSFSPSASEIAISPRADRLLVVEDDNWQIFDIDNPHPEMSFASLWQQVWYEGYPEPDYVWQSTSASDEFEPKFSLVPIVFGTLKAALYAMFFAIPLALAGAIYTAYFMSSKMRSIVKPTVEIMEALPTVILGFLAGIWLAPIVESNLVGIMLSIVMFPLMIFMVGAIWSALPDRWVNGLPNGLHILLLMPIIVLTVYGCFSLGPWVESLWFAGDARIFLSNELGIGYDQRNALVVGIAMGFAVIPTIFSIAEDAIFSVPGHLTSGSLALGATHWQTLTRVVLLTASPGIFSAIMMGLGRAVGETMIVLMATGNTPIMDWNVLEGLRTLSATIAIEMPESEVGSSHYRVLFLAAFVLFVFTFFFNTIAELVRQRLRDKYSSL; encoded by the coding sequence TACCTAGCTTTAAACCTGTTACGGTTGAACCACAAACATCCTTTGTGGTGCCAACTCAAGATCGTACTTTAGCGATCGGTATTGAAGAGCAGAACTTGTTGGCTTATCGCTTTGGCAGTGATGGCACGCTACAGTTTGTTTCTTTACTGCCTTCCTCATCAGAAGCTTTGTCTGATGAGGCGCAAAAAAATATTTCAATTGTTACTCAACCGACGGCCTTTGCATCGTCATTACCGCGTGATCAACTGTTTGCTTTCGGCACTGCTGATGGTGGTGTGCTTGTGGTGAGCCCGAATATCAAAACGCATTTTACGGGTAGCACGAAGCTGCAAGTCCCGAGTGTGGATTACCCGCTGGGCCAAGCCCCATTACAGCTAGATCCTAATGCTCAGCCACTGGTGCAATTAGCCCTAGCAGTGCAACGGCAACAAGGGGTCATTGTAGGGGTAACCGCTGATCAGCGTTTAGTTGGGGTGCGCTTGTCTGCGCCGCGCAATGCATTGCAACAAAAAGTGTCGCAATGGTCAGCGCAAGCTATCGATTTTTCTGGGTTACCTATAACGACGCTGCAAGATATTCAGCGCATGGCACTAACACCTGATGGGCACACTTTGTATCTACAATATGCTCGTCAACTGGCTGTTATTGCGTTGGATAAAGCGTCGGATAAGACCTATGCACGATTACGCGATATGGTGACGGTTGCCGATGAATCCACCACCATCACGGACTTTAATTTGTTATCGGGGGCCAATTCCCTTTTAATCACCACGGATAATCAGCACGTATCGCAATGGTTTGAAGTGTTGAAAGATGGTCAGTGGTCGCTCACTCATATTCGAGATTTCCCCTTGTCTGATAGTCCTGTGACCCAGTTAGCCCCTGAGCACTTTCGGAAAAGCTTTTTGACTTGGCAGCAAGATGGCACCTTGTCGGCTTTTTATGCAACGGCGAAAGAGCCTGTGTTTCAGTCAAAAAAGGTGATGACATCGTTTTCACCGTCTGCTTCGGAGATTGCTATCTCGCCGCGTGCGGATCGACTTTTGGTGGTGGAAGATGATAACTGGCAGATTTTTGATATCGATAACCCTCACCCTGAAATGAGCTTTGCTTCATTGTGGCAGCAGGTGTGGTACGAAGGGTATCCCGAGCCTGATTATGTGTGGCAATCAACCTCGGCCAGTGATGAGTTTGAACCCAAATTTAGCTTAGTGCCGATTGTGTTTGGTACTCTGAAAGCCGCCTTATATGCGATGTTTTTTGCCATTCCTTTGGCATTAGCTGGCGCGATTTATACTGCGTATTTCATGTCATCGAAAATGCGCAGCATAGTAAAACCAACGGTTGAAATCATGGAAGCCCTTCCGACGGTGATTCTGGGCTTCTTAGCGGGTATTTGGCTGGCGCCTATCGTCGAGAGTAACTTGGTTGGCATTATGCTCAGCATAGTGATGTTCCCGCTTATGATTTTTATGGTAGGGGCGATATGGTCAGCTTTACCTGATCGCTGGGTCAATGGTTTGCCAAATGGACTGCATATCTTATTGCTTATGCCCATTATTGTACTCACTGTATATGGTTGCTTTTCGCTTGGCCCTTGGGTTGAAAGTCTTTGGTTTGCAGGTGATGCGCGGATTTTCTTAAGTAATGAGTTAGGAATTGGTTACGATCAGCGTAACGCGCTGGTGGTCGGTATTGCGATGGGCTTTGCGGTTATTCCAACTATTTTTTCGATCGCAGAAGATGCTATTTTTTCAGTTCCCGGTCATTTAACCAGTGGCTCGTTGGCGCTTGGAGCAACCCATTGGCAAACCCTGACTCGTGTGGTGCTACTCACTGCCAGTCCCGGGATCTTTTCAGCCATTATGATGGGGCTTGGGCGAGCGGTTGGTGAAACCATGATTGTGTTAATGGCAACAGGTAATACTCCGATCATGGATTGGAATGTGCTGGAAGGGTTACGGACATTATCAGCTACGATTGCGATTGAAATGCCAGAGTCTGAAGTCGGGAGTTCACACTATCGGGTGCTGTTCCTCGCCGCTTTTGTACTGTTTGTGTTTACGTTTTTCTTTAACACCATCGCAGAGCTCGTGCGCCAACGTTTACGCGATAAATACAGTTCACTGTAA